The Actinocatenispora sera genome has a window encoding:
- the murQ gene encoding N-acetylmuramic acid 6-phosphate etherase gives MSQAASRAIRSDLAQLRTEQTDPRYAEIDRLPTAQLAALMNEADASVPTAVAAAIPAVVPAIDAIVERLAAGGRLLYVGAGTPGRIGLLDAAECPPTFGTDPETVQGIIAGGNTAITRAVEGVEDDAEAGVADLAERNVGAGDAVLGLTASGRTPYVLAALAEARRRGAVTVGLSCNADAELSDVVEFPVEVAVGPEFIAGSTRLKAGTAQKLVLNMISTISMVRLGKTHGNLMVDLVATNEKLQARAIRMVQEITGGTAEAAETALNAAGRHVKTAVVMIERGTDAATARALIEAGQGRLGAALTVPLPR, from the coding sequence GTGTCTCAGGCCGCATCCCGCGCCATCCGGTCGGACCTCGCGCAGCTGCGCACCGAGCAGACCGACCCGCGATACGCCGAGATCGACCGGCTGCCCACCGCCCAGCTCGCCGCGCTGATGAACGAGGCCGACGCGAGCGTGCCGACCGCGGTCGCCGCGGCCATCCCGGCGGTGGTACCGGCGATCGACGCGATCGTCGAGCGGCTCGCCGCCGGCGGCCGCCTGCTCTACGTCGGCGCCGGTACCCCGGGGCGGATCGGGCTGCTCGACGCGGCCGAGTGCCCGCCCACCTTCGGTACCGACCCGGAGACCGTGCAGGGAATCATCGCCGGCGGCAACACCGCGATCACCCGCGCGGTCGAGGGCGTCGAGGACGACGCCGAGGCCGGCGTCGCCGACCTGGCCGAACGCAACGTCGGCGCCGGTGACGCGGTGCTCGGGCTGACCGCGAGCGGGCGCACCCCGTACGTGCTGGCCGCGCTCGCCGAGGCGCGCCGCCGCGGCGCCGTCACCGTCGGGCTGTCCTGCAACGCCGACGCCGAGCTCAGCGACGTGGTCGAGTTCCCGGTCGAGGTCGCGGTCGGCCCGGAGTTCATCGCCGGTTCCACCCGGCTCAAGGCCGGTACGGCACAGAAGCTCGTGCTGAACATGATCTCGACGATCAGCATGGTGCGGCTCGGCAAGACGCACGGGAACCTGATGGTCGACCTGGTCGCGACGAACGAGAAGCTGCAGGCGCGGGCGATCCGGATGGTCCAGGAGATCACCGGCGGCACCGCGGAGGCCGCCGAGACCGCGCTGAACGCCGCCGGCCGGCACGTGAAGACCGCCGTCGTGATGATCGAGCGAGGCACCGACGCGGCCACCGCCCGAGCCCTGATCGAGGCCGGTCAGGGCCGGCTCGGCGCCGCACTCACCGTGCCGCTCCCCCGTTGA